The proteins below come from a single Rhodococcus sp. WMMA185 genomic window:
- a CDS encoding amino acid ABC transporter ATP-binding protein: protein MISMKSVNKHYGALHVLQEIDLEVPAGQVVIVLGPSGSGKSTLCRTINRLEPIDSGTIAVDGKVLPAEGKALAALRADVGMVFQSFNLFAHKTILENVMLAPMKVRKKSSADAKTTALELLERVGIANQADKYPAQLSGGQQQRVAIARALAMNPKVMLFDEPTSALDPEMVNEVLDVMTSLAKEGMTMLVVTHEMGFARKAGDRVLFMADGQVVEDTDPNTFFTAPTSERAKDFLGKILSH from the coding sequence ATGATCTCGATGAAATCCGTAAACAAACACTACGGTGCCCTACACGTGCTGCAGGAGATCGACCTCGAGGTTCCTGCCGGACAGGTAGTGATCGTTCTCGGACCATCCGGATCCGGCAAGTCGACACTCTGCCGGACGATCAACCGCCTCGAGCCCATCGATTCCGGCACCATCGCAGTCGACGGCAAGGTGTTGCCCGCGGAGGGTAAGGCTCTGGCAGCCCTACGAGCCGACGTGGGGATGGTATTTCAGTCGTTCAACCTCTTCGCGCACAAGACGATCCTCGAGAACGTGATGCTCGCACCCATGAAGGTGCGGAAGAAGAGCAGCGCGGACGCGAAAACGACGGCCCTCGAGTTGCTCGAACGTGTCGGCATCGCCAACCAGGCGGACAAGTACCCGGCGCAATTGTCGGGTGGGCAGCAGCAAAGAGTTGCAATCGCACGTGCCCTCGCCATGAACCCCAAGGTCATGTTGTTCGACGAGCCCACATCAGCACTCGACCCGGAAATGGTCAACGAGGTATTGGACGTCATGACCTCGCTTGCCAAGGAAGGAATGACAATGCTTGTGGTCACGCACGAAATGGGCTTCGCCCGGAAGGCCGGCGACCGCGTACTCTTCATGGCCGATGGCCAGGTCGTAGAGGATACCGATCCCAACACCTTCTTCACCGCCCCGACCTCCGAACGGGCCAAGGACTTCCTCGGCAAAATTCTCAGTCATTGA